A genome region from Babesia bigemina genome assembly Bbig001, chromosome : I includes the following:
- a CDS encoding DNA gyrase subunit B, putative, translated as MRFRVWNHANCCAWWSAACAIWACAILLAAAPALAIAERFAGCSSWRSKARHGALEPFVATYTFRFHSEAGGSILNAEKQSSHMQSRKPFVGQRTTPSSAAAFIWAVSNDLPTVASAKPISKVSNRITRNDGKQGIYRKVELCAEKDDILDEDEDENIDITLDNDCDAVADDVNVNLCADGEINESVATVAEGDSVDDQNANSPDVPAPREVQYSTSDIVVLQGLDAVRKRPGMYIGNTGESGVHQLLFEILDNSVDEYLAGACNRITVTLRADGSAEVMDNGRGIPCEISESTGRSGLETVLTVLHSGGKFNDAATQTQDHEDEFYDTSVSRKFRSQHVRGLRKKLKDASNAPYEYSSGLHGVGLSVVNALSKWLHAEVYKGTRVYTMELSKGQVMSPLSMSRGQKRTGTKISFLPDYEDVFRIHHEHISDGECKGCVEAFHFDTVRTRVEELSYVNPMLTLRLVDERKVNEDGTFWEETFMHKGGTREFLQDIIKDRTPLYKAANIINIRGKSNGVEVETSLSWSAEPSAAQLRGFANNVSTVAGTHIDGFKAAITKAVNHCCRRSGYFKAKAPPLSGEFIREGMTAIVSVKLMGAEFDGQTKSKLGNQVARTAVERIVSYQMIEILEKHPQLLLAIYNKSLASKKAFEAAKHAKELAQQKNANFLTTGLPTKLSDCTSNDMDATEIFIVEGESAAGNAKQARNRRFQAVLPLKGKILNIEKINSDLKVMENEEIKLLISSLGIAVNPRTWRQDTLTHVETMVPTGTQEIVLGETEDGGKILSPLPPLPLRYGKIILLTDADVDGAHLRILLLGLLFRICPQLYEHGRVYVACPPLYRITNMRRSSSSKGDGQSRSAYTYAWSEDELPEALQREMSSRQAGRVGDQSGKMLDIFSEKSEESTDDRAGDRPTHKLSDSRGLSVQRFKGLGEMMAQQLWDTTMDPEKRVLRRISVQDGLRASQMLELLMGSDVQQRKEFIFANSDTFQLQDLDR; from the coding sequence ATGAGATTCCGCGTATGGAATCATGCGAATTGCTGTGCCTGGTGGAGCGCAGCTTGCGCCATTTGGGCTTGCGCGATTCTCCTGGCGGCTGCCCCGGCATTGGCCATTGCGGAAAGGTTTGCCGGCTGCAGTTCCTGGCGCTCTAAGGCACGACATGGCGCCTTGGAACCTTTTGTGGCGACATATACGTTTAGATTTCACTCCGAAGCGGGTGGATCGATTTTAAATGCAGAAAAACAATCATCGCATATGCAGTCTCGCAAGCCTTTTGTTGGACAAAGGACCACACCGTCGTCGGCAGCGGCATTTATTTGGGCAGTGTCAAATGACCTGCCCACAGTGGCGTCTGCAAAGCCTATATCTAAAGTTAGTAATCGCATTACACGCAACGACGGCAAACAAGGCATCTATCGGAAAGTGGAATTGTGCGCCGAAAAAGATGACATCTtggatgaagatgaagatgaaaatATAGATATAACTCTTGACAACGACTGCGATGCCGTCGCTGACGATGTTAACGTTAACCTTTGTGCCGACGGCGAGATTAACGAGAGTGTGGCGACTGTTGCCGAGGGGGACAGTGTTGATGACCAGAACGCAAACAGCCCCGACGTGCCTGCACCGCGGGAAGTTCAATACAGCACCAGTGATATAGTGGTGCTTCAAGGACTAGATGCGGTGCGAAAACGTCCTGGAATGTACATTGGTAACACCGGTGAGAGTGGAGTGCATCAGCTGCTGTTCGAGATCCTGGACAACTCCGTCGATGAGTACTTGGCGGGTGCCTGTAACAGGATTACAGTTACTCTGCGTGCAGACGGGTCGGCGGAAGTCATGGACAATGGAAGAGGTATCCCGTGTGAGATATCGGAGAGTACAGGTCGTTCCGGTCTTGAGACGGTGTTGACTGTGCTGCATTCCGGCGGCAAGTTCAATGACGCAGCGACGCAAACACAGGATCACGAGGACGAGTTCTACGACACCTCTGTATCACGAAAGTTCCGGTCACAACACGTCCGCGGGTTACGCAAAAAGCTAAAGGATGCTAGTAACGCGCCTTACGAATACTCTTCAGGACTGCACGGAGTTGGGTTGTCCGTAGTGAACGCTCTGAGCAAATGGCTGCACGCAGAGGTTTACAAGGGCACACGTGTTTACACCATGGAGCTTTCGAAGGGCCAAGTGATGAGTCCGCTGTCGATGTCGCGGGGGCAGAAACGCACTGGGACGAAAATTTCATTCCTACCGGACTACGAGGACGTATTCCGTATCCACCACGAGCACATTTCCGATGGCGAGTGTAAGGGCTGTGTGGAAGCCTTTCATTTCGACACCGTTCGCACACGAGTGGAAGAACTGTCGTACGTCAATCCGATGCTGACCCTGCGGCTTGTGGACGAACGCAAAGTGAATGAGGATGGTACCTTCTGGGAGGAAACTTTCATGCACAAGGGCGGTACACGCGAGTTCCTGCAGGACATCATCAAGGACCGTACGCCTTTGTACAAGGCCGCCAACATAATCAACATTCGCGGGAAGTCAAACGGGGTCGAGGTGGAGACATCGTTGAGCTGGTCTGCTGAGCCAAGCGCAGCTCAGTTACGCGGTTTCGCCAATAACGTGAGCACAGTCGCAGGCACGCACATCGATGGATTCAAGGCTGCAATCACGAAAGCTGTGAATCACTGCTGCCGTCGCTCCGGCTATTTCAAGGCCAAAGCGCCGCCCCTAAGCGGCGAATTTATTCGCGAGGGGATGACTGCCATCGTTTCGGTGAAGCTGATGGGCGCCGAATTCGACGGGCAGACCAAGTCGAAGCTGGGCAACCAGGTGGCTCGCACGGCGGTTGAGAGGATCGTGTCGTACCAGATGATCGAGATTCTGGAGAAGCATCCTCAGCTACTGCTTGCCATATACAACAAGTCGCTGGCGTCCAAAAAAGCATTCGAGGCTGCCAAGCATGCTAAAGAGTTGGCTCAGCAGAAAAACGCAAACTTTCTAACAACGGGGCTCCCGACGAAGCTGTCCGATTGCACTTCTAACGACATGGACGCTACCGAGATATTCATCGTAGAGGGTGAGAGCGCTGCGGGTAACGCTAAACAGGCGAGAAACCGGCGCTTCCAGGCTGTGCTTCCCCTGAAGGGCAAGATCCTAAACATAGAGAAGATCAACAGCGACCTGAAGGTGATGGAGAACGAGGAAATCAAACTGCTGATTTCTTCGTTGGGTATAGCCGTGAACCCACGAACGTGGCGTCAGGATACGTTGACCCACGTCGAAACTATGGTTCCTACAGGCACCCAGGAGATCGTTCTCGGGGAAACCGAGGATGGTGGTAAGATCCTATCACCACTGCCTCCACTTCCGCTGCGATACGGCAAAATTATCCTGCTGACTGATGCTGACGTGGACGGAGCCCATCTGCGAATCCTTTTGCTAGGGTTGTTGTTCCGCATATGCCCTCAGCTCTACGAACACGGTCGTGTGTACGTCGCGTGCCCTCCGCTGTATCGCATTACTAACATGCGCCGCAGCAGTAGTAGCAAGGGCGATGGACAGAGTCGTTCAGCCTACACATacgcgtggagcgaggacGAGCTACCCGAGGCATTACAACGTGAAATGTCTTCGCGTCAAGCGGGCAGGGTTGGCGATCAAAGTGGCAAGATGCTCGATATTTTCTCTGAAAAATCGGAGGAATCGACCGACGATAGGGCAGGAGATAGGCCAACGCACAAGTTGAGCGATTCTCGTGGCCTCTCCGTACAGCGTTTCAAGGGTCTGGGAGAGATGATGGCGCAACAACTTTGGGATACAACCATGGATCCCGAGAAGCGCGTTCTGAGACGGATTTCCGTGCAGGACGGGCTGCGTGCCTCACAAATGTTGGAGCTGCTCATGGGTAGcgatgtccagcagcgtaaGGAGTTCATATTCGCCAACTCTGACACGTTCCAGCTGCAGGATCTAGACCGTTAG